The following coding sequences lie in one Palaemon carinicauda isolate YSFRI2023 chromosome 7, ASM3689809v2, whole genome shotgun sequence genomic window:
- the LOC137644435 gene encoding mucin-2-like yields the protein MTPASTELMTPASTELMTPSSIKLLTPASTELMTPASTKLMTPASTELTTLASTELMTPVSTELLTPVSTELLTPASTELTTPASTELTTPPSTELMTPASTELMTPASTELLTPASTELMTPASTELLTPASTELLTPASTELLTPPSTELMTPASTELMTPASTELGTLASTELRTPSSTELLTPASTELTTPASTELRTPALTEPLTPASTELRTPASTELLTPASTELTTPASTEPRTPASTKLLTPASTELTTPASTEPMTPSSIKLLTPASTELMTPASTKLMTPASTELTTLASTELMTPASTELTTPASTELTTQASTELLTPASTELMTPASTELLTPASTELTTPASTEPRTPASTKLLTPASTELTTPASTEPMTPSSIKLLTPASTELMTPASTKLITPASTELTTLASTELLTPASTELTTPASTELTTQASTELLTPASTELMTPASTELLTPASTELTTPASTEPRTPASTKLLTPASTELTTPASTEPMTPSSIKLLTPASTELTTPASTELTTQASTELLTPASTELMTPAPTELLTPASTELTTPASTEPRTPASTKLLTPASTELTTPASTEPMTPSSIKLLTPASTELMTPASTKLMTPASTELTTPASTELLTPASTELTTPASTKLTTHASTELLTPASTELMTPASTELLTPGSTELLTPASTELLTPASTELMTLASTELLTPASTNL from the coding sequence TCCGGCCTCGACTGAACTTATGACTCCGGCCTCGACTGAACTTATGACTCCGTCCTCGATCAAACTTCTGACTCCGGCCTCGACTGAACTTATGACTCCGGCCTCGACCAAACTTATGACTCCGGCCTCGACTGAACTTACGACTCTGGCCTCAACCGAACTTATGACTCCGGTCTCAACCGAACTTCTGACTCCGGTCTCAACCGAACTTCTGACTCCGGCCTCGACTGAACTTACGACTCCGGCCTCGACCGAACTTACGACTCCGCCCTCGACTGAACTTATGACTCCAGCCTCGACCGAACTTATGACTCCGGCCTCGACTGAACTTCTGACTCCAGCCTCGACCGAACTTATGACTCCGGCCTCGACCGAACTTCTGACTCCAGCCTCGACAGAGCTTCTGACTCCAGCCTCGACCGAACTTCTGACTCCACCCTCGACTGAACTTATGACTCCGGCCTCGACTGAACTTATGACTCCGGCCTCGACTGAACTTGGGACTCTGGCCTCGACTGAACTTAGGACTCCGTCCTCGACCGAACTTCTGACTCCGGCCTCGACTGAACTTACGACTCCGGCCTCGACTGAGCTTAGGACTCCGGCCTTGACAGAACCTCTGACTCCAGCCTCGACTGAACTTAGGACTCCGGCCTCGACCGAACTTCTGACTCCGGCCTCGACTGAACTTACGACTCCGGCCTCGACTGAACCTAGGACTCCGGCCTCGACCAAACTTCTGACTCCGGCCTCAACTGAACTTACGACTCCCGCCTCGACTGAACCTATGACTCCGTCCTCGATCAAACTTCTGACTCCGGCCTCGACTGAACTTATGACTCCGGCCTCGACCAAACTTATGACTCCGGCCTCGACTGAACTTACGACTCTGGCCTCAACCGAACTTATGACTCCGGCCTCGACTGAACTTACGACTCCGGCCTCGACCGAACTTACGACTCAGGCCTCGACTGAACTTCTGACTCCAGCCTCGACCGAACTTATGACTCCGGCCTCGACTGAACTTCTGACTCCAGCCTCGACTGAACTTACGACTCCGGCCTCGACTGAACCTAGGACTCCGGCCTCGACCAAACTTCTGACTCCGGCCTCAACTGAACTTACGACTCCCGCCTCGACTGAACCTATGACTCCGTCCTCGATCAAACTTCTGACTCCGGCCTCGACTGAACTTATGACTCCGGCCTCGACCAAACTTATTACTCCGGCCTCGACTGAACTTACGACTCTGGCCTCAACCGAACTTCTGACTCCGGCCTCGACTGAACTTACGACTCCGGCCTCGACCGAACTTACGACTCAGGCCTCGACTGAACTTCTGACTCCAGCCTCGACCGAACTTATGACTCCGGCCTCGACTGAACTTCTGACTCCGGCCTCGACTGAACTTACGACTCCGGCCTCGACTGAACCTAGGACTCCGGCCTCGACTAAACTTCTGACTCCGGCCTCAACTGAACTTACGACTCCCGCCTCGACTGAACCTATGACTCCGTCCTCGATCAAACTTCTGACTCCGGCCTCGACTGAACTTACGACTCCGGCCTCGACCGAACTTACGACTCAGGCCTCGACTGAACTTCTGACTCCAGCCTCGACCGAACTTATGACTCCGGCCCCGACTGAACTTCTGACTCCAGCCTCGACTGAACTTACGACTCCGGCCTCGACTGAACCTAGGACTCCGGCCTCGACCAAACTTCTGACTCCGGCCTCAACTGAACTTACGACTCCCGCCTCGACTGAACCTATGACTCCGTCCTCGATCAAACTTCTGACTCCGGCCTCGACTGAACTTATGACTCCGGCCTCGACCAAACTTATGACTCCGGCCTCGACTGAACTTACGACTCCGGCCTCAACCGAACTTCTGACTCCGGCCTCGACTGAACTTACGACTCCGGCCTCGACCAAACTCACGACTCATGCCTCGACTGAACTTCTGACTCCAGCCTCGACCGAACTTATGACTCCGGCCTCGACTGAACTTCTGACTCCAGGCTCGACAGAGCTTCTGACTCCAGCCTCGACCGAACTTCTGACTCCGGCCTCGACTGAACTTATGACTCTGGCCTCGACTGAACTTCTGACTCCAGCCTCGACGAACTTATGA